From a single Carassius carassius chromosome 8, fCarCar2.1, whole genome shotgun sequence genomic region:
- the sall3b gene encoding sal-like protein 3b — protein MSRRKQARPQHLRSDEEGTQSDKSPDNALLLRGGDEEDSGTESRSGGEETHVCERCCAEFFKWSEMLEHQQKCTEDPPVLIVKENEEKAISRGSPTESLLSAHSDSAEMEVSELNSELAEKVDEMPEETHIIDLNEQMDISLPEHKTSNLSPLPLDNENTTSSPAAPISNHYDMPSTNVTLEILHSTRVAVAQFSQSIHCAGSAGKLNSAAIPMILEQLMALQQQQVQQLQLIEQIRSQVAVMNRQPTQAALNPASKSLPSDSNTYNFQGIAPPTVLPLSGVMPSAVNGQASVSQASMLANPPLLSSQPSSGQISSRALESATASVTSSTPHLFSYSGASPLLPTCSGSHSIVSNTQSISTPSPLSAGQSSLLSPSASLPLLPQSPPNGVIFPNPLASIAATASALDPLAAMMKYRKGKLPSVSMFDSKPSSEDPFFKHKCRFCAKVFGSDSALQIHLRSHTGERPFKCNICGNRFSTKGNLKVHFQRHKEKYPHVQMNPYPVPEYLDNIPTSSGIPYGMSFPPEKAGPTWLDSKPVLPTVPSSVGLQLPPTVPVIESLSDSFTSTPSERSPHRPSPARGELAPSSPNPTGTETDMSTIAASPKSNREGEITHSFNTEEVHLPSNSMTRNANNPNILLPQSMSTEKPVKVNVTESTDAPSADNKLSSPPPISDQFKAKFPFGGFQDSMQTSETSKLQQLVENIDKKMMEPNQCVICHRVLSCQSALKMHYRIHTGERPFKCKVCGRAFTTKGNLKTHFGVHRTKPPLRIQHSCPICQKKFTNAVVLQQHIRMHMGGQIPNTPLAETIYEKDTDMESFDSMSTYEDDCLDDISFEEEGDVVENNENTLSSFSDSPPPISSVPTSVSETQSVGEDLSVNLSQSNGKMMVRCGTMDNDLHALGSNTTGEMENHSIKTSLMPHSSSSINISPYPNSQSEGQHEHLVSLNLSFKVPEATSIVKSETTDCPAANTVNEVTGNQTGIQPINSTVKKENSFNIQCFNKEHENAQRSTEQYTKNSQTAVKLEMNACNRPYMLKEGPFPAFDLQSPTSRSEVMIPAVTSLTGAPPPRRTPKQHNCSACGKNFSSASALQIHERTHTGEKPFGCSVCGRAFTTKGNLKVHMGTHMWNNTPARRGRRLSVENPIALLGGDALKFSEAFQKDLAARAMNVDQNFWSRYAAAITNGLAMRNNEISVIQSGGVPQLPAITVATDKANTGNSPPITAMEKTGLERGAGQHFSMMIDDKKDIGIN, from the exons ATGTCCCGAAGAAAGCAAGCGAGACCCCAGCATCTCAGATCGGACGAAGAAGGAACACAGTCGGACAAAAGTCCGGATAACG CGCTTCTGTTGAGGGGAGGTGATGAGGAGGACAGCGGCACAGAGAGCCGCAGCGGAGGTGAAGAGACGCACGTGTGTGAGAGGTGCTGTGCTGAATTCTTCAAGTGGTCCGAAATGCTGGAGCATCAGCAGAAGTGCACAGAAGACCCCCCTGTGCTGATAGTAAAGGAGAATGAAGAGAAGGCCATTTCCCGAGGATCGCCGACAGAGTCCCTCTTGAGTGCCCACAGTGACTCAGCAGAAATGGAGGTCAGTGAGCTCAATTCTGAGCTGGCTGAGAAAGTGGACGAGATGCCTGAGGAAACGCACATCATCGACCTGAATGAACAAATGGATATAAGTTTGCCCGAGCATAAAACATCAAACCTCAGTCCTCTACCACTTGACAATGAAAACACCACCTCTTCCCCTGCAGCACCTATAAGCAATCACTATGACATGCCCAGCACCAATGTGACCCTGGAGATTCTTCACAGCACCCGTGTGGCCGTTGCTCAGTTTTCCCAGAGCATTCACTGTGCGGGGTCTGCAGGCAAGCTGAACTCAGCTGCGATACCCATGATTCTGGAGCAGTTGATGGCGCTGCAGCAGCAGCAGGTTCAGCAATTACAGCTCATTGAGCAGATCCGCAGCCAGGTCGCTGTAATGAATAGGCAGCCTACGCAAGCCGCCCTTAATCCTGCCTCAAAAAGCCTGCCCTCTGACTCTAACACTTACAATTTCCAGGGCATCGCTCCACCAACTGTACTTCCATTATCAGGGGTCAtgccctctgcagtgaatgggcagGCTTCTGTATCCCAGGCATCTATGCTTGCGAATCCACCATTGCTGTCTTCCCAGCCAAGCAGTGGACAAATCAGCTCTAGAGCACTTGAGAGTGCCACTGCTTCTGTAACAAGTTCCACCCCTCATCTCTTCAGCTACAGCGGGGCTTCCCCGCTCTTGCCCACCTGTAGTGGATCGCACTCTATCGTTAGTAACACCCAGTCCATAAGCACTCCCAGCCCACTATCAGCTGGCCAGAGTAGCCTCCTTAGCCCTTCTGCCAGCCTACCATTACTACCTCAAAGCCCTCCCAATGGAGTCATATTTCCCAATCCGCTGGCCAGTATTGCAGCCACTGCCAGTGCATTAGACCCACTTGCTGCTATGATGAAGTACCGTAAGGGCAAACTGCCCAGTGTCTCAATGTTTGACAGCAAGCCCAGTTCTGAGGACCCATTCTTTAAGCACAAGTGTAGGTTCTGTGCTAAAGTGTTCGGCAGTGACAGTGCCTTGCAGATTCACTTGCGCTCGCACACAGGCGAAAGGCCCTTCAAATGCAACATTTGTGGCAACCGTTTCTCGACAAAGGGAAACCTCAAAGTCCACTTCCAAAGGCACAAGGAGAAGTACCCTCATGTTCAGATGAACCCGTACCCAGTCCCAGAATATCTTGACAATATCCCTACCAGTTCCGGGATCCCTTATGGGATGTCTTTTCCTCCGGAGAAGGCAGGACCTACTTGGTTAGACAGCAAGCCTGTTCTTCCGACAGTACCATCTTCAGTGGGTCTGCAGTTGCCACCCACAGTACCAGTTATTGAAAGCTTAAGTGATTCATTTACAAGCACACCCTCTGAAAGATCTCCACACAGGCCATCGCCAGCCAGAGGTGAACTTGCACCGTCGTCGCCTAATCCCACCGGCACTGAGACAGATATGTCCACCATTGCGGCCTCCCCTAAATCAAACAGAGAAGGAGAGATCACACATAGCTTCAACACAGAAGAAGTGCACCTGCCATCGAACAGTATGACTAGAAATGCTAACAACCCCAACATCCTGCTTCCGCAGTCCATGTCTACAGAAAAGCCTGTTAAGGTAAATGTAACTGAGTCCACTGATGCTCCTTCAGCTGATAATAAGTTGTCCTCTCCTCCTCCCATCTCGGATCAGTTCAAGGCCAAGTTCCCATTTGGTGGTTTCCAAGACTCTATGCAAACATCTGAGACATCAAAGCTCCAACAGCTTGTGGAAAACATAGACAAGAAAATGATGGAACCCAATCAGTGTGTTATCTGCCACCGCGTGCTAAGCTGTCAAAGCGCGCTGAAGATGCACTACCGCATCCATACAGGGGAGAGGCCATTTAAATGCAAGGTTTGTGGACGAGCGTTCACCACAAAGGGTAACTTAAAGACACACTTTGGTGTACACCGCACAAAGCCTCCTCTTCGGATTCAACATTCATGCCCGATCTGTCAGAAAAAGTTCACAAATGCAGTTGTGTTACAGCAGCACATACGCATGCACATGGGTGGGCAGATTCCAAACACTCCTCTGGCAGAAACCATCTATGAGAAAGAtacagatatggagagttttgaCAGCATGAGCACTTATGAAGATGACTGTCTTGATGATATTTCATTTGAAGAAGAAGGGGATGTTGTGGAGAACAATGAAAACACCCTGAGCTCTTTTTCAGACAGTCCACCACCTATCTCCTCAGTTCCAACCAGTGTATCAGAAACTCAAAGCGTAGGGGAAGACTTATCTGTCAATCTCAGCCAATCAAATGGAAAAATGATGGTCAGGTGCGGAACTATGGATAACGATCTTCATGCTCTGGGCTCTAACACCACTGGTGAGATGGAGAACCACAGCATAAAAACTAGTTTAATGCCACATTCGTCTAGTTCTATTAACATTTCACCATATCCCAACAGTCAATCTGAGGGCCAACATGAGCATTTAGTCTCTCTGAACCTCTCCTTTAAAGTCCCAGAGGCAACATCTATAGTAAAATCTGAAACAACAGATTGTCCAGCAGCAAATACAGTCAATGAGGTGACTGGTAATCAAACAGGAATCCAGCCTATCAACTCTACAGTCAAGAAAGAAAACTCTTTCAACATACAGTGTTTTAATAAGGAACATG aaaatgCTCAAAGGTCTACAGAACAGTATACAAAAAATTCACAGACTGCTGTGAAATTGGAGATGAATGCTTGCAATAGACCATACATGCTAAAAGAGGGGCCTTTCCCTGCATTTGACTTGCAGTCTCCCACCTCGCGCTCTGAAGTGATGATACCGGCCGTCACCTCACTCACTGGAGCACCCCCTCCCAGGCGGACCCCTAAGCAACACAACTGCAGTGCATGTGGGAAGAACTTCTCTTCTGCCAGTGCCTTGCAGATCCACGAGCGCACACACACTGGCGAAAAACCCTTCGGCTGCTCTGTCTGCGGTCGAGCGTTCACAACCAAGGGTAATCTCAAG GTGCACATGGGCACCCACATGTGGAATAACACTCCTGCCCGTAGAGGTAGACGTCTGTCTGTGGAAAACCCAATTGCCCTTCTGGGCGGTGACGCCCTGAAATTCAGCGAAGCATTTCAGAAGGATTTAGCAGCGCGGGCCATGAATGTGGACCAAAACTTCTGGAGCCGATATGCAGCAGCTATAACTAATGGCTTAGCAATGAGGAACAATGAAATATCCGTCATTCAGAGTGGAGGAGTCCCCCAGCTTCCTGCCATTACTGTGGCCACGGACAAGGCTAACACTGGAAACAGCCCACCAATCACAGCCATGGAAAAAACAGGCTTAGAAAGGGGTGCTGGACAACACTTCTCCATGATGATTGATGACAAAAAAGATATTGGAATCAATTAA